The Penaeus chinensis breed Huanghai No. 1 chromosome 29, ASM1920278v2, whole genome shotgun sequence genome window below encodes:
- the LOC125040541 gene encoding uncharacterized serine-rich protein C215.13-like, with amino-acid sequence MGPYSCVAELGSSSSMSSNSHHTSSSDTPACIQTSAFSSSSISTFSEERSESLVLSPDFNFYSSISGISCSSKARIVKSKSSDYTRTFSTSSFSFSSSSSLSISCPEFSSSTSISIISSYTSLISSTSSFSSELSDSVINSSDYSFSSSISSNSNNKRLSQGNRPSSESILKSSFCSLLSSYPLINKFSYSSSSVSSSFNGSSITEPSISSFTSLRSFSDKFTFGSRTLKSSSYRSSSISSYGSSSSHLSTLELCSCSSCSAFSESSETLNMIVFPDSSIFSSSLKFKPK; translated from the coding sequence ATGGGTCCTTACTCATGTGTAGCAGAATTAGGTTCTAGCTCAAGCATGTCAAGTAATAGCCATCACACAAGCTCAAGTGATACTCCTGCGTGTATCCAAACCTCAGCATTTAGTAGCTCATCAATCTCAACATTTTCAGAGGAAAGGTCAGAGAGTCTGGTTCTCTCTCCTGATTTTAATTTTTACTCAAGTATCTCTGGTATTAGCTGTAGTAGCAAAGCAAGAATAGTTAAGAGTAAATCATCAGATTATACGAGAACCTTCAGCACATCCAGCTTTAGTTTTTCTTCAAGTTCCAGTCTTAGTATTTCTTGCCCAGAATTTAGTTCCAGCACAAGCATTTCAATTATTAGCAGTTACACGAGCTTAATTTCAAGTACCAGCAGCTTCAGCAGTGAATTATCTGACAGTGTAATAAACTCTTCAGATTACAGTTTTTCCTCAAGTATCtcaagcaatagcaataataaaagactAAGCCAAGGAAACAGACCATCTTCAGAAAGTATTTTGAAAAGCTCTTTCTGTAGTTTACTTTCAAGTTATCCTCTTATTAATAAATTCAGTTATAGCTCCAGTTCTGTCTCAAGTAGTTTTAATGGAAGTTCAATCACTGAGCCAAGTATCTCCAGCTTCACAAGTTTAAGATCATTCTCAGATAAGTTCACTTTTGGTTCAAGAACTTTGAAATCCAGCAGTTACAGAAGTTCAAGCATCAGTTCTTATGGTTCAAGTTCCAGTCATCTTAGCACACTAGAATTATGTTCTTGTTCGTCATGTTCAGCATTTTCAGAAAGTAGTGAAACATTGAATATGATAGTCTTTCCAGACTCTAGTATATTTTCAAGTAGCCTCAAGTTTAAGCCCAAGTGA
- the LOC125040542 gene encoding suppressor protein SRP40-like: MKKVFSMKFLHFDLWFEPLSLMLTSISKWFLSSGSIPSGSSISSSSTSISESSSSSISFCSCLSSLSCSSSLSLFSSLSSSCISPGDLEPRSDSKSSISSLSCSSSVSIKSSVSSGSSINPSCSSISESSSSSISFYSCSSSQSFSSSSSLSLFSSVSSGEIGSRSDSGSSTSSLSCSSSVSIKSSVSSGSSINPSCSSISESSSSSISFYSCSSSQSFSSSSSLSLFSSVSSGEIGSRSDSGSSTSSLSCSSSVSIKSKCSFVAFILLHLNHLVFTL, encoded by the exons ATGAAAAAGGTATTTTCAATGAAATTTTTACATTTTGATTTGTGGTTTGAGCCTTTGTCCTTGATGCTTACTAGCATTTCCAAATGGTTTTTGTCTTCAGGTTCAATTCCAAGCGGATCAAGTATAAGCTCTAGTAGTACAAGTATATCAGAGTCTAGCAGCTCAAGTATCTCATTCTGCAGTTGCTTAAGTAGCCTGAGTTGTTCCAGTAGTTTGAGTTTATTCAGTTCCTTGAGTTCAAGCTGCATTAGTCCAGGGGACTTGGAACCAAGATCAGACAGCAAATCCAGTATCTCATCCCTATCTTGTTCTTCAAGTGTCAgcataaaaa GTTCAGTTTCAAGTGGATCAAGTATTAACCCCAGCTGTTCTAGCATATCAGAATCTAGCAGCTCAAGTATCTCATTCTACAGCTGCTCAAGTAGTCAGAGTTTCAGTAGCTCCAGTAGTTTGAGTTTATTCAGTTCTGTAAGTTCAGGAGAAATAGGATCAAGATCAGACAGTGGATCCAGCACCTCTTCCTTATCTTGTTCTTCAAGTGTCAGCATAAAAA GTTCAGTTTCAAGTGGATCAAGTATTAACCCCAGCTGTTCTAGCATATCAGAATCTAGCAGCTCAAGTATCTCATTCTACAGCTGCTCAAGTAGTCAGAGTTTCAGTAGCTCCAGTAGTTTGAGTTTATTCAGTTCTGTAAGTTCAGGAGAAATAGGATCAAGATCAGACAGTGGATCCAGCACCTCTTCCTTATCTTGTTCTTCAAGTGTCAGCATAAAAAGTAAATGTTCTTTTGTTGCATTTATACTGTTACATCTGAATCATTTAGTATTTACACTATAA